Proteins from a single region of Ziziphus jujuba cultivar Dongzao chromosome 1, ASM3175591v1:
- the LOC107415557 gene encoding uncharacterized protein LOC107415557, with product MKFLSWNCRGLGHPRVINVFKSLVRKSNLSCVFLCETKGGRDRLEKVCRSLGYHNMEIIEAKGNAGGLCLMWSDDVNLKIERSNERVICGDMLDDVGNPTWSFLACHSPPYIGEKKNFWSQLIGIVNDLNRPWILFGDLNEIIDESEKFGGCHIWRIKLLKDFIHEMDGLDLGFIGGHFT from the coding sequence ATGAAATTTCTGTCATGGAATTGCAGGGGATTAGGCCATCCAAGGGTGATTAATGTTTTCAAAAGTTTAGTTAGGAAGTCAAatctttcttgtgttttcctATGTGAAACTAAAGGAGGTAGGGATCGGTTAGAGAAGGTCTGCAGGAGCTTGGGGTACCATAATATGGAAATCATAGAAGCAAAAGGAAATGCAGGAGGTCTGTGTTTGATGTGGTCGGATGATGTTAACCTGAAGATTGAAAGGAGTAATGAGAGAGTGATCTGTGGAGATATGTTGGATGATGTAGGAAATCCTACCTGGAGTTTTTTGGCTTGCCACAGTCCCCCTTACATCGGAGAGAAGAAAAATTTCTGGAGTCAGCTAATTGGAATTGTTAATGATCTAAATAGGCCTTGGATTCTGTTCGGTGATCTTAATGAAATTATTGATGAATCAGAAAAGTTTGGAGGTTGCCACATCTGGAGAATAAAACTCTTGAAAGATTTTATTCATGAAATGGATGGTCTTGATTTAGGCTTTATTGGAGGGCACTTTACTTAG